The genomic stretch ATCCTTCTTCAGCATGATTTTTCTGAAGAATCACACCAATCACATTATCAAAAAACTGAGCCCCCTCCTTCTTTGAACGGGACAAATTCTGATTGTAGAAATATTGTCTGGCGTATTCGTATTGAGAGGCGTTGTATATTTTGGTTTGATAAAGATTCTCAGCTAGATTGAATCTGTAATTTTCTTTCTGGGTAAAATATTGGGACTGTTGAGCATCGGAAATTCCGAAGTAAATGACCGCAGCCGCTAAAAGTATTTTTTTTGATTTCATTCTTCTTGATATAAGAAAATTAGTCTAAATAAGTTAACGAAAATATTAAAAACTTATTGTTTAAGCAAGTTTTAGCAGATTTAATGCTGTAAAGCAGGGATTCACAACAGTAAAAAACATTTCACTATCGCATGATAAAAATTCTTACTTTAGTCTGATAAAAATGTAAACAATTTTAGTAAACAGTTAACAAAATACATTTTGATCTGATACTTTTTCAACAGCAGCTAAAAACATACCATAAATACACTGTAATATGAAATTTAAGATACTTTTAGCATTAATTTTTGTCAACCTGATGCAGGCTCAAAAATTTTATTTCCCAAAAACAGCAGTTGCAGATTCTATTATTTTGGAAAAACAGATGCCCATACTGGCGGCTCAGGTGATCCCTAACCTTCAGACTGTGAAGAACAAACCGAAAAACGACGCAGACCTTTCAGATGCTCTTTTCCGTCTTCAGATGGTTGCTAAAGACTATAAAAAATCCATTTTGACCCTGGCAGAGTATCGTAAACAGTTTGCCGACCACAATATGGCGGGATACAAATTCATGAGCTATGAAGTATATGGTATGGCTAAATCAAATGAAGCGGAAAATAAAATTCCATTTTCTAAGGCACTTCAGGCATCATTTAATAAAAAATATGAAAATCTGGATGAACATTTACTTCCCAGGGTGGGTCTTGCCATTGATGGTGATGTAAACAATTTCAGAAAACTATTGAGAAAAGCATTGGATAAACAAAAAGAAAAAGACAGCATAGATTATGCTTCGGCACTTGCGTTATGTAAGGCGTATTTAAATTATAAAGCGTATTCCAGCATCCATCCTCAGGTGATGCAACTATTGAAACTAAAGGATAAGGAAAAGTTTGTTACAGAAACAAAAGACCTTACAACCCAGCATGGAAATACCTTAACCATTACCATTATCAGAAAAAAAGGGAATAATTCTCCTCTTCCGGTTATCCTTACCAGTAATATTTATGCCGGAGAAATTGACTACTTCTTTGGGAAAAGAGCTGCCGTTTACAATTATGTAGGAGCTGTGGTTAATACAAGAGGCAAAAGAAACAGTAATGACGAGAACAACCCTTTTGAAAATGAATCACAGGATCTTTATGAAGTGATAGACTGGGTAAGCAAACAACCCTGGAGTAATGGTAAAGTAGGAATGATCGGAGGAAGCTATGTGGGGTTCAGCCAATGGGCTGCTGTAAAAAGACTGCATCCGGCCCTAAAAACTATTGTACCACAGGTTTCTGTAGGGATTGGAATTGATTATCCTGCCCAAAATAATGTATTCATGAATTATATGCTGCAATGGATACAATATGTTACCAACAATAAGTATACTGATGAAGCAGATTTTAGCAATGCTGCAAAATGGGATTCTGTCAATACGGCATGGTATAAAAGCGGAAAATCATTCAGGGCTTTGGATACCATCAGTGGTAAGCCTAGTAAAATATTCCAGAGATGGCTGGATCATCCGGGCTATGATCAATACTGGCAAAGAATGGTTCCTTATAAAGAAGATTTTTCTAAAATCAATATCCCGGTTCTCACCACTACCGGATATTATGATGATGACCAGATTGGAGCGTTATATTATTACAATCAACATCTTAAATACAATAAAAATGCAGAGCATTATCTGGTGATCGGCCCATATAATCATGGTGGAGCACAAAGTTTTGGGTTTATTTATGTGGAAGGAAATCCTATAGATCCGGCTGCCAGAATCAGTATTGATGATCTTGCTTTTTCATGGTTCGATTATATCCTTAAACAAGGTAAAAAGCCGGAGCTTTTAAAAGACAAAGTTAATTTTCAGGTGATGAATACTAATACATGGAAACATGTTTCAAACCTGGACAAAATTCACACTTCCAGTCTTAAATTTTATTTTCAAAACGGTAAAAACAATGTTTCGGTTTTCAATAAACCCAACCAGCAAAGCTTTACTCAACTTACTATTGACTTCAAAAACCGGAATGATAAAGACACCTATTATACTGTTAGCAAAAAAGACAGTATTAAAACAACCAATTCTATTTATTTTGAAAGCGAAGTATTGGATAAAGACCTTATCATTAGTGGAAGTTTTAGCGGGCTTTTCAATATTTCAATTAATAAAAAGGATGTGGACACCAATATTTATCTCTATCAGATCCAACCGGATGGAAAACTTATCTGGTTATCTTCCCATATTGCCAGAGCCAGCTATGCTAAAAATAATGAGGTACGCCAACTTCTCACTCCCAATACCATAGAGCAGATTCCTATAAAAAATGCTTATGTGATGAGCAAAAAGATAGAAAAAGGAAGCAAATTACTATTATTGGTGGGCGTTAACAAAACTCCATATTGGCAGCTCAACTACGGAACAGGCAAAGACGTAAGTGATGAAACGATAAAGGATGCTGGGAAACCAATGGAAATCAAATGGTACAATAACAGCTATGTGGAGATACCTGTTTATAAAGACTAAAGGCTTTTCGTTAAGTATTTTTATCCAAATGTTCTTAACGACTGTTAACATCAAAATAAAAAATCATTACATTTGTTTTTTTCAAATCAAATATAGTTATTGAATGAGTCAACTTTTTAGAAGGAAAGTCTATTCGGATACAGATACTTCAACAGGACTTTTAAGAGTTTTAGGTGTATGGGACATCGTATTTTTTGGTATTGCGGCAATTATAGGAGCAGGAAGTTTCAGCAGTTTGGGAGAAGCCGTTTTCAGAGGTGGTCCCGGTGTAATCCTTCTCTATTTGATTTGTGGCTTTGCCTGTGGTTTCACCGCTTTATGTTATGCTGAATTTGCCAGCAGAATTCCTACGGCAGGATCTGCATACACGTATGCCTATGCCAGTTTCGGAGAATTAATTGCCTGGATCATCGGCTGGGCATTAATTATGGAATATTCCTTCGGAAATATTTATGTAGCCTTTTCATGGTCTGATTATTTCACCAGTTTTTTGGGGCGTCTCGGAATGCACATTCCTGATTATCTGACTTGTAGTTATACGGAAGCCAAGAAGGCGTTTTTAAATGGCTCTGAAAACAAAGAGCTTTTAAATGCTTGGAAATCAGCCCCATTAATTGGAAATTTAAAATTCATAGTTGATATTCCGGCATTGGTTATCAATGGTTTAATTACATGGCTTTGCTATGTAGGAGTAAAAGAGAGTAAAAATTTCAACAACTCACTGGTAATTTTAAAACTAGGGGTAATTCTACTCGTTATTTTGGTAGGTTTTGCCTATATCAATACCGAGAACTGGACTCCAATAAGTCCTGTAACAGGATCTCCATCCTTTATGCCGAACGGATTTACAGGAGTAATGAGTGCCGTTTCAGGGGTTTTCTTTGCCTATATTGGTTTCGACGCCTTAAGTGTACTTTCTGAAGAAACAAAGGATCCTCAAAAGACCTTACCAAAAGGGATGATTATCTCTCTGGTATTGTGTACTGTGATCTATATTGCCCTTACTCTGGTATTGACAGGAATGGTAGATTATAGAAAATTTGATGGTGTGGGAGATCCCCTTTCGTTCATTTTTGAAAAAACTAATGCAAATGTAGCATGGATGGAATTGGTAGTTTCTTTCGTTGCCATTGTTGCCATCACTACTGTATTATTAGTATTTCAAATGGGACAGCCAAGAATCTGGTATGCCATGAGCCGTGATGGATTGATGCCTCAGAAATTTCTTAAAATTCATCCAAAATATAAAACACCGTCTTTTGCAACCATTGTGACGGGGATTGTTGTAGGAGTTCCTATCCTATTTACGGATAAAACGTTCATCTTAGACTTTACAAGTATTGGAACCATCTTCGCTTTTGTATTGGTATGTGCTGGAGTTTTAATGCTTCCTGCTAAAGAGAAAATAAAAGGCAGATTCCACCTTCCTTATATCAACGGTAAGATTATTTTCCCTGTTGTTTTCATTGGTGGGCTTATTGCTTTCTACTACTGGCAGCCTGAGTTTTTTCAAACATTGATGAACTGGAGTGATCCTAAAGAAGGTGAATTCAGAGCCTCTATTTTCTTCTTTATTTTAATTAATCTAATCTTATGTGTGGTTACTTTTATAAAGAATCTTTCCCTTATTCCATTAGTCGGCTTAAGCTCTTGTTTATATCTTCTTACCGGAATGAGCCATGAAAATTGGTTCTGGTTCGGAATGTGGTTCCTGATCGGAATGTTTATTTATTTTTTCTACGGTTATAAAAACAGTAAACTTGGAAAAGAACTAAAGAACAATTAAAACGATACATAAAACGTTAAAAAAGGCAAAATAGCTTATCCTGCTATTTTGCCTTTTTCTTTTTCAATCCCTTATTATAAAATCGGCAGCATTATTGCTATAAATCCTACAGAAACCATAAACTAATGCACTATGTCTGAAAGAATCAAAACATACAGAGAGTTTTATCAGTTTTATCTCACGGAACACAGCAAAACAGGGACGCGAATTTTCCACTTTATCGGAACACTGCTCGTATTTGTTGTGATAGGATACGTTATAAGTTCAGGAAAGGAAAGATTTCTATGGTATATTCCGATTGTAGGATATGGATTTGCATGGTTTAGCCATGCCGTTATCGAAAGAAACAAACCTGCAACTTTTAAATATCCGTTATGGTCACTGATCTCAGATTTCAAACTTTTTTTTGAATTATTAATCGGAAAACAAAAGTTTAAAGAAACTGAAAGCCAAATTCAGAAACCTTAATAGTACTCCTAAAATCAATTAGCACTCTCTGCAAAAGTTTTATTGCAGCTAAAAGGTTTTGCTTAAAAAATAAAACAGTGTATTTCTAACTCTCAGATATCGTTATTTTTAATTGATATCTGGGGAATCTGATTTTTTTGATGAAATTATTTTTCTCATCCAATATCCTAAAGATGGAAAAACAAAGGATAATAGTACCGGCACTACTAATGCAAAACCACTTTTATCCAGCTTCATAATTAAAGGAAACAGGTAACCATTATACACTATTAAAGCAAGGGTAAAAATAAAGCTGTCATTGCCTGTAGCTGAAAAAAGATTAAAATCATTTCCAAACTGATCAAATAGTCCGGACATGGCAAACAACAGAGTATTGAAAAAAAATATCCAAAGAACGGATCTGTAAGTCTTGTTTTTATTTGCATTAAAATACCCTCCCAAGACCAGAAGAAGAGACATTATCGCAGAAATTGTGTAATTTACAGGACTAATATCTATCTCACTGCCACTCTTGCTAAAGAAATAAACACCATACACCAGCAAATTCAGAAGGTAAATACCCGTAACGTAATTCATAAATACATCTTGTTATTTTTTAATATACAGATTCTACAATATCATAGTGAACAGTATTTAACATCTTTTCCAACTCTGGATCTTTATCTCTTACCGGGACAGGAATATAGCTTGAGAAAGTCATTGTTTTATCTTTATTCACAGTTACCACCACTTCTTCCAGGATATTGTTATCACCCATGTAAAACTGAATTCTGTTATCTATCACCTTCCAGAAAGAAAGTCTTGGCTCCGAAGGGATACAGTCTCCTGCTTTCCCTTCTATATAGTTATATACTGCAAAACCATCTTCTCTTAGCGCATAATTACGCATCAGTCGGCAATTATCAAAGTCTTTAACAACCTTTTTCTTTCCTTCGTAAAATCCTGATTCTTTCAGCTTCCAAAATCCTATAACATCTTCTTTTTTCAGTTTCTGTGCACTTACCACAGCACTCAATACCAAAGCAGTAGTCAATAGCAGTCTCTTCATTATTTTTTCTTTTTAATATTAGGGGTCTTGGGAGCCTTATCCATCTCTTCCCCCACTTCAATAAGTCCCATTGACATCATAGAGGCCGGATCACCATGTTTCTCCCCTTCTTTCCATGTTTCAAAAGCTTTTTCACGAAGCCCTAAAAGGTGATAATAGGCCCCCAGAATATTATAGCCTTCGGTTTCTCCCAGATCTGTTATTTTCCTGGAAAGTTCTATCAGTTCCGGATGGGGTTTCAGTTTTTTATCTTTAATTTTTTCCAGGTCACCCAAAAACCCAGGGGTATATTCCATCATTTTTAAACCAAAAGCATTAAGACAAGCCTTGGCTAATCCTTGATTACAGAAATCATCACTAATCCTGGTGTAATCATTAGTATTTGAAAACAGAGCATCCAGTCCGGACATATTTTTCGTCTTATCATAATAGCCTGCCAGTAAAGCGGCCCTTTTCTGGGCTTCTGCAGGATTTACCCTGTTATTAACTTCAGTGCTATTCTTTTTACGAACCCATACTCCGTTTTTTACCCAATCTGAAATACCGATTAATTTATCTTTTTTGATTTTAAAAATAAATACATCTTTATCCGGAATAACAATTACACTATCATTTCGGGTAAAGTAATAACTGCTTTTAAACCCATCCACTATTTTACCATTTCCGTCAAAATTAAAACTTTTATAAAAGGTCTCATTTCCTTCTTCTTCAAAATATCCCTGCAAGGCATTATCTGCTTTTTGTCCCAATACATTCCCCATTATAGAAAGAGAAGAAAGTAATACCAGTAATTTTTTCATCAATTCAAATTATTTTTTCTTTCGAAATATAAACTCTAAAAACCTCAACCCCATTCCCTAATTTTAGCTATAAAACGAAATACAATTCGGGTTCTTTTTCTTGTCTATAGCTTCTTGATTACCAATATTTCCGGCTCCATATATCATTATATTAAATATATTATTTACCCTGGTCCTATTTATTGTAGCTGGCAAATTAAATGATTAAAAAATGAAAAAACAATACCGGAAATCCGCTAGTTCCGGAAAATTTCCGGCATGGTAATTGCCAGGTAAGGTTTTAAAATCAAGTTTATGAAAAGTATAGCAACAATTCTAAAAGGGGCAGCACCCGCATTAGCATTATTCGCAATGACGCAGTGTACAACAACAGCTGGAGTATCCGCTGGAGATGAAAAAACTTTCATCGTAGGACCACAAACAGCAGACTGTACAGGAGTAGCTCCTATGAAATGTTTGCAGGTAAAAGAAAAGGCTTCAGAAGACTGGACAAATTTTTACACAAACATCGAAGGATTTACTTATGAACCAGGGTATGAATATGTTTTAAAAGTAAAAACAGAAAAAATTGCTAACCCACCGGCAGATGCTTCTTCCATAAAATATACATTGGTAAAGCAAGTTTCTAAAACGAAAAAAGAGGTTGCAGCAGCTGGTGAGAAAACACTTATCGTGGGAGCACAAACTGTAGACTGCTCTGCAGGAGCAGGTCGTATGAAGTGCTTACAGGTAAAAGAAAATGCCTCTGAAAACTGGAGTAATTTCTACAGCAATATTGAAGGATTCACTTACGAGCCGGGTTACGAATATGTTTTAAAAGTAAAAACAGAAAAAATAGCCAATCCACCGGCAGATGCTTCTTCCATAAAATATACATTGGTAGAACAGGTTTCTAAAACAAAGAAATAAAATAAAAAAGCTTCAGAAATTTCTGAAGCTTTTTTATTTTATGGTTAGGAAGTCTGCAGCCGGATACCGTAAGTTATATTAGAAAAGTAATTCTTCAAGTCTTATAAACTAAATTTAATACACTTTAATATCTGTTTTGGAAACTTCCATTTTTCATCTTCCGTATGGTTATCCTTATTAATTAATATCCCGAATCTTTTTGAGGTGGTTCAGGGTACTTTCCTTTGGTTACTTCTCCTACTGTATTGGCCGTGGTCATCGCAACCACAAGATCATTCAGCATTCCGCTTGCTGCTGTTGGGGAATTAGGAAGAAGGACAAGATTGCTTCGGCTACTTGCTCCTACAGAATGTAAGGTATCATAATGCTGTGTTACAACAATTAAAGCAGACGCTTCATGGGAGTTGATATCTACGTTATTTAGCATTCTTACAGATTCTTCAAGCCCTTTTGCAATTTCCCGTCTTTGATCGGCAATACCTTGTCCTTGTAGTTTTTTGGATTCTGCTTCCGCTTTTGCAACAGCTACAATTCTGATTCTCTGAGCTTCAGACTCATATTCTGCAGCAGTTTTTTCTCTTTCTGCTGCATTGATCCTGTTCATGGCATGTTTTACTTGTTCATCCGGATCAATATCCGTTACCAATGCTTTAATGATATCATATCCGTAGCTGTTCATCGCTTCCTGAAGTTCACTTTTTACGGCTACCGCAATATCATCTTTTCTTACAAAAACATCATCCAGTTTCAGTTTAGGAACTTCAGCACGTACTACATCAAATACAAAAGAAGTAATTTGGTTTTCCGGATTTTCCAAACGGTAATAGGCATCTCCTACCTGATTTCTGATCACCTGATACTGAACAGAAATTTTCATCTTGATAAATACATTATCCAATGTTTTGGTATCAATCATTACATCCAGCTGCTGGATTCTAAGATTCAATCTTTTAGCGATCTGATCTATGATGGGAAGCTTCAAATGAAGTCCTGAATGTTTTACTCCCTGGAATTTTCCAAAACGTTCAATAATTGCTGCCGTCTCCTGCTTAACCACAAAAAACGATGCAAATAAAATAATAAGCCCGAAAATAATGACAGGCGCCAGAAAAATACCCATAGTTTAGTTTTTAATATTGATTCTTATAAAGATAGTGCTTTAATTTTAAATTCGACTATATTTACCAACTAATAACCCGATACTATGAGAATTACATTAATGACGCTATTTCTGGCAATCAATACTCTTAATGCTCAAAAAAGCATGCCTTATTATCCACATACAAGAGATCTACTTTTCAAAAACGAGGACGAAAAACACAATGCATTTATATACGAAAAGGCCGGCCTCATAACGGAACTAAAAAAAATGACAGAAAAAGTTTTTTACTCTACCACCCTGGCTAATTACAGCAACACAGGAACCAGTTTAACGCAAAGATTAGATCTTATCCCGTTAAGACAAAATATCGAAAACATCTTTTCAACGGGTGTTACTCTTCAATTACGAGGTGACAAAGAAAATCATATTGGGATCTATTATAAGGAAGAATTCAGAAACGATGATCAACAGCAACAAATGAATGGTAATTTCAGTTATATGGCTTCTACCATAGAACTTGATAAGCCTGATAAAGTAGCTCTATCTTTTCCTATGCAAATGCTGAATCCGTTTATTACAGATGCAACTCTAAGAGCAGAGTTTTTCATATCAAAACTTAGCACTGTAATTTCTAAAGATAAAAAAGTAATATTGAATGCTGATGGGAAATTCAATAAAGCATTCTATCTAAAAGACAGCGGGGTAAACAGCCTCATTATTAAAAATATTGTTTTTGAATTGATCAATGAT from Chryseobacterium indologenes encodes the following:
- a CDS encoding CocE/NonD family hydrolase; protein product: MKFKILLALIFVNLMQAQKFYFPKTAVADSIILEKQMPILAAQVIPNLQTVKNKPKNDADLSDALFRLQMVAKDYKKSILTLAEYRKQFADHNMAGYKFMSYEVYGMAKSNEAENKIPFSKALQASFNKKYENLDEHLLPRVGLAIDGDVNNFRKLLRKALDKQKEKDSIDYASALALCKAYLNYKAYSSIHPQVMQLLKLKDKEKFVTETKDLTTQHGNTLTITIIRKKGNNSPLPVILTSNIYAGEIDYFFGKRAAVYNYVGAVVNTRGKRNSNDENNPFENESQDLYEVIDWVSKQPWSNGKVGMIGGSYVGFSQWAAVKRLHPALKTIVPQVSVGIGIDYPAQNNVFMNYMLQWIQYVTNNKYTDEADFSNAAKWDSVNTAWYKSGKSFRALDTISGKPSKIFQRWLDHPGYDQYWQRMVPYKEDFSKINIPVLTTTGYYDDDQIGALYYYNQHLKYNKNAEHYLVIGPYNHGGAQSFGFIYVEGNPIDPAARISIDDLAFSWFDYILKQGKKPELLKDKVNFQVMNTNTWKHVSNLDKIHTSSLKFYFQNGKNNVSVFNKPNQQSFTQLTIDFKNRNDKDTYYTVSKKDSIKTTNSIYFESEVLDKDLIISGSFSGLFNISINKKDVDTNIYLYQIQPDGKLIWLSSHIARASYAKNNEVRQLLTPNTIEQIPIKNAYVMSKKIEKGSKLLLLVGVNKTPYWQLNYGTGKDVSDETIKDAGKPMEIKWYNNSYVEIPVYKD
- a CDS encoding APC family permease; this encodes MSQLFRRKVYSDTDTSTGLLRVLGVWDIVFFGIAAIIGAGSFSSLGEAVFRGGPGVILLYLICGFACGFTALCYAEFASRIPTAGSAYTYAYASFGELIAWIIGWALIMEYSFGNIYVAFSWSDYFTSFLGRLGMHIPDYLTCSYTEAKKAFLNGSENKELLNAWKSAPLIGNLKFIVDIPALVINGLITWLCYVGVKESKNFNNSLVILKLGVILLVILVGFAYINTENWTPISPVTGSPSFMPNGFTGVMSAVSGVFFAYIGFDALSVLSEETKDPQKTLPKGMIISLVLCTVIYIALTLVLTGMVDYRKFDGVGDPLSFIFEKTNANVAWMELVVSFVAIVAITTVLLVFQMGQPRIWYAMSRDGLMPQKFLKIHPKYKTPSFATIVTGIVVGVPILFTDKTFILDFTSIGTIFAFVLVCAGVLMLPAKEKIKGRFHLPYINGKIIFPVVFIGGLIAFYYWQPEFFQTLMNWSDPKEGEFRASIFFFILINLILCVVTFIKNLSLIPLVGLSSCLYLLTGMSHENWFWFGMWFLIGMFIYFFYGYKNSKLGKELKNN
- a CDS encoding DUF962 domain-containing protein, yielding MSERIKTYREFYQFYLTEHSKTGTRIFHFIGTLLVFVVIGYVISSGKERFLWYIPIVGYGFAWFSHAVIERNKPATFKYPLWSLISDFKLFFELLIGKQKFKETESQIQKP
- a CDS encoding lipocalin family protein; this encodes MKRLLLTTALVLSAVVSAQKLKKEDVIGFWKLKESGFYEGKKKVVKDFDNCRLMRNYALREDGFAVYNYIEGKAGDCIPSEPRLSFWKVIDNRIQFYMGDNNILEEVVVTVNKDKTMTFSSYIPVPVRDKDPELEKMLNTVHYDIVESVY
- a CDS encoding DUF4377 domain-containing protein, encoding MKSIATILKGAAPALALFAMTQCTTTAGVSAGDEKTFIVGPQTADCTGVAPMKCLQVKEKASEDWTNFYTNIEGFTYEPGYEYVLKVKTEKIANPPADASSIKYTLVKQVSKTKKEVAAAGEKTLIVGAQTVDCSAGAGRMKCLQVKENASENWSNFYSNIEGFTYEPGYEYVLKVKTEKIANPPADASSIKYTLVEQVSKTKK
- a CDS encoding SPFH domain-containing protein, encoding MGIFLAPVIIFGLIILFASFFVVKQETAAIIERFGKFQGVKHSGLHLKLPIIDQIAKRLNLRIQQLDVMIDTKTLDNVFIKMKISVQYQVIRNQVGDAYYRLENPENQITSFVFDVVRAEVPKLKLDDVFVRKDDIAVAVKSELQEAMNSYGYDIIKALVTDIDPDEQVKHAMNRINAAEREKTAAEYESEAQRIRIVAVAKAEAESKKLQGQGIADQRREIAKGLEESVRMLNNVDINSHEASALIVVTQHYDTLHSVGASSRSNLVLLPNSPTAASGMLNDLVVAMTTANTVGEVTKGKYPEPPQKDSGY